The Methanobacterium bryantii DNA segment TGGAGACAGGTTACCCGCCCCGTCCACTGCTAAAAACTTCAAAGTAGTGGTAGAACCTATTGAAATTGGACCTGTATATTTGATACTGATCTTAGTTGGAGTAATGCCGTTTGTAGTGTAGTAAATAGTTCCAATTTCGCTCATTGAAAGACTAACACTTTTGGCAGTATTATATAAACCGCTTGGGACGTTAGCACCCACAGTAGGGGATATATTATCTGTTATAGTGTATGTTTCTATGTAAACTGAACTCCAATTAGTTGCAGAATCCACTGCAGCGAATTTAAGAGTCATTGTACTATTCACCATAACAGGAGATGTATATTTGATTTTTGTGCTGCTTTTTCGTGGATCTGAACCATCTTTAGTGTAATATATAGTCGTTCCTGCAGTTGATGTAAGGTTCACCATCTGTGTTGTATTGTAATTACCCCCACATATACTGGCATGAAGGATAAATGGCACGAGATATGCATACTTTAAACGGGAATTTGCAGTTGTATAACTCACATTTGGAATCCCTGATGGGCTCAAAGTAAGGGATATCCACTGCCCCACACCATCAACAGTGTCGATATAGTTATCAGTTATCCATCCAGAACCTTCTTTATAAGCATATTTTAAATTCTGTGTTGTAGAATCCTGATAAACTATTAATGGACTATCTGATTGAGTTAATACCAGTTTACTGCATAATGACTTTAAATTGCTGACAACTTCAGTAATCCACTTCGTGCCGTTCCAATATGCGTATTTTAAGCTCCCATTAGTCCCATTATTAACATTATAACTTATACATGGATTACCTGAAGAATCAAGTGCAAGAGAATTCCAGGCTCCAACATTTAACAGGTCTAACATATTTCCATCAACAATTGTTGTTTTCCATACCCCATCTGATGTCCTTTCAGCATATCTCAGACTGCCCTGTACAGGACCGCTGACTATATCATAATAACTGATTCTAGGGTTCCCATTTGAATCTACTGCAAGAGAATTCCACCTGCCCCCAGATGATTTTGGAGTTACATTTTCTATAACCCACTTTGTACCGTTTTTGTACATGTACTGGAGTTCTCCAGCGCCGTTATTAGCTGAATTATTGTAATAGCTGATTCTCGGCTGATCGTTATACAAAACCAGGTTAATATATGAAATATAACTGTTTTGATCTAAAATGATTATATGCCATCCAGTACTATCTTTGTAAGCATATTTCAATTTATCAACAGTATCCTGACCAAAAACCTCACCATAAACCATATGAGGGTTGCCTGAGGAGTCCAGTACAAGGGATACATAAAAACCCGCGCCCGCTTTGGTTGAGTCTACAATTTCTATATGCCATCCTTTACTATCCTTGTAAGCATATTTAAGTTCAGGGTAGTCTGTATCTGATTGTGCAACCTGATAATATGCTATATGGGGGTTTCCTGATTTATCTACAGCAATAGAATTGTATTCACCACTGCTGTCTATAATTGTACTGTTCCATGTACCCCCTGCACCAGGTTTATCAAGCGTATATGTTATAGTAGTTACATTTGATATATGGCCTGCAGCGTCAGCTGCAATGAATTTCAAAACGGTAGTACCTATGGTGTTAATGTCTATAGGCCATGTGTAAAGTGTACTGTTTGTTGTAGGATTTGAACTGTCCCGAGTATAATATATTTTAGGATTCAAGTCCATTTCATCGACTGCACTCAATTCAACATCCTGATCAGAAGTATATAACCCTCCCAGCAAACTTGCTGAAGCTATTGGTGCAGTAATATCTGCCATAATATATGTTTCAGTGTAAACGGGGCTCCAGTTACCTGCATCATCCACGGTGGCGAATTTAAGAGTTGTATTAGTGTTAATTAAAAGGGAACTGGTATACTGAACTCTTGTACTGCTTGTACGTGGATCAGTACCGTCTGTAGTGTAATAGATTACTGGATTAGAATCAATAATATCAATTGCAGTTAAAGTTACAGATTTCCTCGTGTTATAAGTACCTCCAGCAATGTCAGCAGAAGCCGTTGGACTGGTTTTATCTATTGTGTAAGTTCTTGTAACTATGTCTGAAACATTTCCAGCATCATCAACTGCTATGAACTTTAAAGTGATAGTCCCTTCATCACTGAATGTTATTGGATCCTTATAAAGTATACTACTTGTAGTTGGGTCTGAACCATTAAGTGTATAATATATTTTTGGGTTAGGGTACAGATTGTCACCTGCAGTTAAGGTAACAGTTTTTAAAGTGTTATATGCACCGTTTGCAATGTCAGAAGAGACATCAATAATTTTAACGACGATGTATTGAGTTATTTCACTGTTACCATGGTCATTAGTTACTGTTAATTTAACTGTGTAATTACCAGCTGCATTATATGTATATGTTGGGTTCTGTTCAGTACTGTCAATCACTCCGTCATTATCAAAATCCCAAGCATATGTTAATGGTTTGACTCCTGTTGACTTGCTGGTAAAATGAACTGTCAGTGGAACTAATCCACTGGACACGTCTGTAGTAAATGCAGCATTTGCTTTTGGAGAACCCATGACAGCGTAGCCGCTTGGACCTCCTGTCTGTCCAGGCAAAATGCTGTTTGTCCATCCCATTCCCTGCCCATGAGTGGTATTTGCATTCCATGAGTAAACATTGAAAGCTGCGAGGGAGTAAAGATTATCAAAGCTGTAATTTACCTTTACATTTCCATAATTAATGAAAGTATTTCCACCAGGGTAATTAGACCCCAGGAGACCCGCATGTAGGTCTACAAACAATATATAAAACATATTAGATGAATCATTCATATCTTCCCCATAAAATATAGGATATGCTGTATCTCCACCTGCAAGCTTCCAGTTTTGAGGTCCGTAAATGAAATCACTCTTATAAAATGTTTTATCAATAGTCACTGCTTGATAAGTAACAGAACTGATATCGGGTGCGGTATCCCTGGCATCCGTTGGTGTCCATGTATACCCACTTGCCTTAATGTGCACTGCGAAGTCATCAGGTATTGTCCCATTGACAGCAATCATTAAAATGACATCGTCCTGATATCCCCTGCCACCAGTATCTGTGACATAAAATACTCCCGACTGGTTTGAAGTGATTGTATACTGTCCATAATTAGCCCCAGATGTAGAATTAGCAGATACATGAACTGCATTCAGCCCACCACCAGATCCTAAATCCTGCATGTAATAGGAAGTGTTATCTGTTGTATTAATATAAACATCATTATAATCAGAAATAGGTGTCGTAGAATTTGTAGAATTCACATTATCTGCCGACACACTTCCACTAAAAATAAGCATTAAAGCACATATCAGTGCTATAAATATTACACATCTCCCCCAGTTTTTCAATTTTTTGTCCGCCTCCCCTATTTTCGTTAAAACATGAATGTAATCAATATCAAAATAAAAAAAAAGAAAAAGAAAAACAAATAAATTATTTTTTCCTGCTTAAAGCTAATCCACTTCCTGCAAGTAACAGGGCTGAAACTAAACCACCAAGCGGTAAACCAGTGTCCTGCATAGGTACTGTTTTAGTAGTGGTTGTGGTTACTGCATGCACAGTGGTATTATTACCTGTAGAAAAACCTGAACCAGATCCTGAGCCTGAACCATTATCTGTAGCTGAAACAGCATTTACAAGTAAAGAACCAATGCTACTGTTTAATTCAGGATCATAACCTGCAGTAGTGACTGCAGGCTGTAAATTGTAACTTCCAGCACTTAAAACAGTTACATTAAGCCATAAATATGGGTCACCTACCGTTACGTTACCTAAATTCCAGGTTAAAGTTCTGGTAGCGTCATCATAATAAATGGTACCCTGATCTACAGTTGCGCCGTCATATTCCAGACCTTCAGGAATCACATAGGTGAAAACTACATCGTTAGCAATACCTGGGCCATTATTACACAGCTTAAAGGTATAAGTTACTTTATCCCCCACTTGAGGATTAGTTTTAGATGGAATAACCTGTACATACACATCAGACTTAATGGTATATGTTTCACTGTAAACTGAGCTCCAATTACCAGCAGCGTCTACTGCAGCATATTTAAGCGTCGTAGTACCATCTATCTCAATTGGACCAGTGTAAACGCTCCGTGTACTGCTTGTTTTTGGATCAGTGCCATCTGTGGTGTAATAAATTGTTGCACTGTCACTATCATCTGTAGCGTTCAATGTCACGGTTTGTGTGGTGTTGAAAACTCCTCCAACCTGACTGCTATTTACTATTGGTGCTGTAACATCATTAACAGTTATGATCTGAGTTTCAGTGTTACTACCGCCTGTGTTTGTAGCAGTTAAACTGACAGTGTATACCCCCGGTTTAGTGTAAGTATGAGCGGGGTTCTGTTCAGTTGATGTAGTTCCGTCACCAAAGTCCCAGCTCCATGAAGTAGGGCTGTTGGTAGATTGATCATTGAACTGTACATCCATAGGTGCTGATCCATTGGTTACATTAGCTGTGAAATTAGCTGATGGAACTCCCATAACGTTAAATCCACTTATTTTTGATTTTGAAGCATTTAAACAATTGGTCATTATAGCACCTGTACCATGGGCACTGGCTGAGTACCATCCAAATACATTGAACGCTGCAAAAGAGGTCAAGTCGTTGAAACTGTAATCAACTCTTATTGCTCCATTATCTATTCCAGTCTGCAGGCAGCCAGCATACAGATCTATGAACATTATATGGAACGTATTGTTTGTATCATCCATGTTCTGCCCATAGTAAATAGGATAATTAGAGAGAGTAGATGGTCTCCATATCTGAGGCCCGTATATAAAATCATTTTTAGTGAACGTTTCATTCACAGCAGCTGTCACATAATTGAGATTAGTTTTAGGATCATTGACATTACCAAGTCCTGCACTTGGAATATCCCAAGTGTAACCACTGGATGTTATGTGAACGCTGAAATCATCAGGTATTGTTCCATTCACTGCAAGCATGAGAATAGCTTCATGCATAGTTGCCTGTCCACCAGTAAAAGTAATCCAAAAGGTACCTGACTGATTAGATGTGGTTGTGACTTGTCCAAAGTTATTACTCGCATTGTTGTTTGAAATGTGTATAGGGTTAAAACCTCCACCGTTTGATTCCAGCAGGAAGAAATAAGTGTTATTAACATATGAATATGTATATACCTGACTTCTTCCATTTTCAACGTTGTATTTAACTCCAGCATCATTAGCCACATAGATGTTGAGGTCGCAGTAGTTTGAAAAAGTTGTAGAATTCATTGCATAGACCGTCTTAACAACGGAACTAGTTCCTACGCTGTTTGTAGCATTTAATGAAACCGTAAAGTTACCTAAATGTGTATAAACATGAGTAGGGTTTTGTTCAGTTGAGTTTTTTCCATCCCCAAAATCCCAGTACCAGCTGGTTGGGTTACCTTTAGAAGTATCATTGAATTGAACACTCAATGGAGCACTGCCATTTGTTAAATTAGCTGTAAAATTAGCAGATGGCGCATCAGCGGCTGATGCACTCCCACATAAAGCTAATATCATAGAAAATACAATTACTATGAATATTATATTCTTTCGCATTTTAACCTCCATATTCGTATGATTGGATCAAAATAAAGATCCATAAATACGAATAAACGACGTAGGTATATATACATATCGTTTGTAAGAAAGCTTAATAGAGGTTTATTACTTACTCCAAATAATTACAAATATAAATAAAAAAGAAGCTAAATTGACCCATTTTTAATATGTAAACTTTAAAAAAAGAGATTTTATATGATTTAAGGGAATTTAATTAATTATTCTATGCTAAAAATTATAACATTAGTCCGTAATTAAGTTTTTAATATGCATTATTTAATTATAAAAATATATAAAAAATGAATTTTTGTATATTAAACTATGTTATCCCATTAATTGTCTTTAAATTCGTTTAAAATGCGTATTTTTTTCACCCACGATTTACAGCCTTCAGCACACTGCCGTCTTTCTCAACAAAAAGGATCACCTTACCGTTCACTGGACATGGTTTAATGAGTTTACTGGAGTTGAAAATCAAACCACTTGTAATTGACTGCCCATCAAGGGTGTATATGCCATCAATACCGCCATCCAGAAGCTCTTCAGCAGTTTTCTGGCCGGTGATCTTTTTGGGTCCCACCACTAAAAACCTCCCATCATTTTTAGTTGATGCAAGGCCTAAACCCGCCATAGCACCAATAACTCCATCTTCCGTACCGCCTAAACCTTCAAGTCGGATCCCAAGGTTATGCGCTAAATTCCTTGCTTTTTCCTGATTCAATATGGCGTATTTAGCGTCGTTTCCAAAAGCAGCGAGTGCAGGTGTGATCTGACTTTCATGGGCAACTGCAAGTCCTGGATCACTTCCTTCTATAAAATCGTCCATCATTTCACCCTTTACCACTTCAAACAACCCATCAATAGCATCTATTTCCCTGTTTTCAATATGGATCACTGAACACGTGTTGTGGGATGTATAAGGGATATCAGGATGTTTATATAACTGGTGGCGGGTAACACCGTAAACTGGATAATCTTTTGAAAGCTTTTTAGCAATTGTACGCGATAATTTACCAGTTCCTCTAGATTCAAGGTTGTCTGTATCGTCCATGCATATATAAATCATTTTAAATCTCCTTAATTGTTTTTTTACTGTGTTTTTTATTTTTATTATAAATTTTATCTTTAAATAAGCTTGAAAATTCTTTAAGTTTGGATGCGAGGCCTTTATAATGAGGCAAATAAGCCTCGTAGAAATATATTCTTTCTGGACCAATTCCTGCTTTTTCTAATTCATCCTTCAATTCTTCTACTTTAAGCATTAACTTCTCACTTACATGACTTCCTGCAGCATTTCCAGTCCCATCACCCAAAAATATACCTGCTGCACCCATTTTAAATGCATGAAGTATATGTTTAGGTTCTAACCTTAAAATAGAAGGAACTTTAATAATTCGAACTTCTGAAGGGTAGTTTAACCTGTTTTTACCCATACTATCAGCCGCAGTGTAGGCAATTTCTTTATCAAGAAATGCAATAACTGCAGGAGTCCCAGTACTCAAACATCCATCGATCCTTGCAAAAATATCTTCATCACTGCTTAAAGGTAAAGAGATTGCATTATTTTGACATTTTGATATACACCCTCCACACCCAGAACATGCAACTGGATCAACTTGAATAGTTTCACCGAGATATACTGCGCCGGAATGACATGATTTTACACATTCTTTGCACATTAAACATCTATCCTGATTAATGACAGCAAAATCAGGTTCTATTTCAATATTACCCTGAGAAATTAATTCTGCAACCTGTGATGCTGCAGAACGGGACATATTTATAGATGCTGTGACGTCCATAGCTTCTTTTGCAGTGCCGCAGACAAATATTCCCGGCACGGTTGTCTGGGTAGGTTCCATTTTAGAATTTTTCTCCTTTACAAACATTTCATGCGTTAAACTCACTCCAAGGGCTTTTTCTATCCTCAATATGTCTTCTGGAGGTTCAAGAGCGCATGAAAGTACCATCATGTCATTTTCTATATCTAAAATGCCCCCACCAAGAGTGTCTTCCACTCGGGCTACAAATTTGCCTTTATTTTTTTTAACTTCGGCCACCTTTCCCCTGATGAACTTAACTGTTTTCTCACCTTTTTTCTGGGTTTCAAAGTAGTAATTTTCATAAGTCCCCGGGGTTCTCATGTCAGTATAACATATATAAATTTCCACGCCTTTGTAATGGTCTATAATATAATTAGCATGTTTTAATGCCACCATACAGCATATTGTGGAGCAGTGGGGTATTGAACCTTCTTTCCTATCCCTTGAACCCACACACTGGATCATTACAATTCTATGGGGTTTTTTTCCTGTGGAAGGAACAACGAGTTTACCAGATGTGGGCCCGTTTACTGCAAGTATCCTTGCAAGTTCCATCTGGGTGATTACATCATGATACTTTTTGTAGCCAAATTCCTCTTTATCCTCAGGATTAAGTTCTTGATGTCCAGTAGCGATTATGACCGCACCAACATTTAAAGTTGTTTCAGTTGCCTGACGGTCCAGATCAATTGCCCCAGCAGGGCACGAATCTACACATGTTCCGCATTTAACACATACATCGCCATCTATTGTATAAGATAATGGAACCGCCTGTGAAAATGGTTTATATGCAGCTTTTCGAGTTGATAAACTTGCATTCCAATCATCACCAGTTACGACATTACATGCACGGGAACATTTCCCGCATGCATTACATTTTTCTTCATCCACAAATTTAGGGCCTGTTAAAATATCAACCGTGAAATTTCCAGCATGCCCAGCGACGCCTGTAACCTGAGACTGTGAAAAAATTTTTATATTCTGATTTTCTGCTACTTCACCCATTAAAGGGCCAAGAGAACACATGGCACATTCTTCACTAAGGGTATCTGCAGAAAATACTTTCCCTACCTTTACCATGTTGCCTCCGATGGTAGGAGTCTTTTCTACAAGGTAAACTTTTATATTCTGCCTTGCAAGTGAAAGAGCTGCTGTGATCCCTGAAATTCCACCCCCAATTACCAGAGCACTTTTTACAACTGACAAACTGGTTTTTTCATGAGGAACTGCCTGTTTAACACCATGCATTACAGAATTAACTATATCAATAGCCCTAGCAGTATGATCCAGGTCTTTATCAACCCATGCGCATTGCTCACGTATATTAGCCACTTCCAGCAAGTACTGGTTAATTCCCGCACTTTCAGCACACCTGCGGAATTCTTTCTCATGCATATTTGGAGAACATGCTGCAATAACAATTCTATCAACATTTGACGACTCAATACTTTCTTTAATCTTATTTTGACCTTCAACTGAGCAAATATAAGGATTTTCCTCTATAAAAATTACATCATCATCTGAGATGGCATTTTTCAGGTGCCCAATATCAATTTCACCGGAAATATTTCCCCCGCACTGGCAGATGAAAACACCTATTTTAGCATCACTCATTTTTTACCATCTCCAATGCCAAATTTCTCAAGAAATGGTTCCACAGGTACTGCATGCATATCAATACCTATATCTTCAGGTTCTGCACCAAGCAGCAGGGCAAGTAGCTCTGAAATATAAAGTACTGGTATTCTTAGGGACATACCTAATTCTTCTATCAAAGATTCCTGATAGTATTCAAGGTTGAATGTACAGCCAGGACATTGGGTAACAATTACATCTGGCATGGCCTCAGCAATGCTTGCAATTTTTCTCCTTAAAATTCCCCGGGGGTACTCACGGTCAATTACCGAACGGTGCAATCCCCCTCCACAGCATAGGAACTTTTCAGAATAATCCAGAACTTCACATTTAAATTCTTTTAATATAGTATCAATTACAGTTGGGTTTTCGAAATTACCAGATGTAACATCTTTAAAAAAGAATTTAGAATAATGACAGCCATGGTGAGTAACAGCTTTGACTCCTGAAAGGGAATAAACAGCTTTTTCGACTATCTTGCTCCTTCGTGCCAGAAATACATCTGAAATATGGCTGACTTCAGAATTGATATCATATTTTTTGCCCATATTTTTTAACATGCCTTTAAACTGTTTTTCAAGCTTTTTTTCCTTGGAAAGCAACTTCTGGCAGTGTTTTAAGTTGTTATAAGACATTGGACAGATGCAAGTAATATTATGGTTTTCAGTTTCTGCTGCAAGTGAAAAATTACGGGCATTTAAAGCCATAGCTGTTTCAATTGGAACTGTACCCGTATAAACTCCTAATCCTGCACATGAAGATTGGCGTGGGTCATCTGCATAATCAGCTTCAATAATATCGAGAATATATTTTACTGAAAGCTCTATTCCAGGATATACAGATCCTGCTGTACAGCTTTTAAATAAATAATAGTTATCAAGAGGTGGTGAAATAGTGTCCGGGTTCATTTTACAGCCCCCCAAAACCTGTACGTTTTAAAATTTCCCGTATTTCCCTCAAAGATTCTTCAGGAACTGGAACATTCCTTGCATCATCACTTCTAAATCCTAAACGTTCACGTTTCAGGTTATTATCACGGCAACGATGATAGGTTTGCTCCCCAAACTCAGTGAGCAAGTCTATATCCTGCGTAGATGGCAAAAATGTTTCTCCTTTTAAGTAAAGGTTCCTCTTTATTTTCTTTGAAATATCACTGATTTCTGGAGGGACATTACCTTCTAAAACAGCCAGGGTTTGCAGTGCCAGCACCCCTAAACCCGCTTTACAGTTTCTAGGACACCGTGCCCTGCATGAATAGCACTGGCCGCATTTCCAAATGAGTTCATTCAATTCTTCTGTGTAAATATCGCCCAGCATAAAACGCCTCATCAGATCCCTTGGCCTGTAATCTGCATACAGGTAGGCTGCAGGACAGCTTGCAGTACAGCGCCCGCACTGTATACACTTTTTAAATCCACTTTTCCTAAATAGAATATCTTTAAAATATTTTTTATCCGTTTTAAGAGTTATCTTCTTGATACTCCCATTTGCAGTTGATTCTAGTGTTCTGATATCTGCCATTTTGCCTTCCTTTTAATGTGATTCTTTTTTAAATTAGGATGCATTTATTATATTATGGAGTATGCGAAAAGGGAGTATATACGTATCGGTTGTGTGAGATTGTAATGAGGGATTATTACAGAACATATCGTTAAATTTACTGTAAAGACAAAACCAAATCCATCTGAAACTACAAATACAGTTAAAACTCATAAATGAAATATCTAAAAAATAGATTTTAAAGAACCGGAGGTCTCGGAGGGTGTGTGACTCCCTCCGGTTCATAAAGATATAATATTTAGAAATAATAATGAAAGGACCGATAAAGGTGGATGGGACCAAAGTATTTCTACTTTGGTTCAAGTTCTATCGGCATGTCATACATTACATATCGTTATATAAATAGTTTTCCCTATGTGATTAAACTCAAATTTTTCAAAATACAAAAAATAAGAAATTTTAGTAAGTTATGAATAGATTGCAGCTACTATAGCCACATTTTCAATACGTTTATTAATCCATATCGCATACATTGAAATATTTAAATAATCAAGGATTAACATGAACAAGATTCAAAAAATCATAATAATTGCCGCAATTGCAATAATAGCCATTATCAGCATAATTGTGTACGCAAATTACCAAAGTTCAAGCTTCAACAGCGGACAAATTACAGATATGGCAGGGAGAAGCGTTAACGTGCCTACTGATATTAATAAAACTTATTCAACAGCAGGATCAGTCACCATACTGCTTTACATGCTTGCTCCAGACACAATGATAGGCTGGAACTCCCTGAACGGGACACAAAACTACATGCCTGCCAAATATAAAGAACTCCCAGTCTTAGGAGGAGGTCAAGGACAAGGACAGGGAAATGCTAACTACGAAACGGTGATATCAAAGAACCCCGATGTGATATTTGCAGGCCATAGTGGAGACAATGACACCATTAATAAACTTCAACAGAAATTCGGCAGTATTCCTGTTGTGGACGTGGAAGGAGACAATAATCTAAGCAATATTGCGTCTGCGATCAAATTTATGGGCTATGTTCTTGGTAAACAGAACCAGTCAACCGAGCTGATTAACTTTTACAATGATGTGTTAAATCAAGTTAACGGTACTGTATCAACAATACCAGACTCCCAGAAGAAAAAAGTTTATTATGCCCGAAGTGCAGATGGGTTAACCACTTTTGCCCCTGATTCCCCACAAACACAGCTTATAAACATATGCGGAGGTAAAAACGTTGTAGAATCACCAGTTTCAAGTGGAGGTATGGCAGTTTCCATGGAACTTGTTTTACAGTGGAACCCTGATGTTATAATCACAAGTAGTTCTGAATTCTACAAAAACGTGTACTCAGACAAATCATGGCAGAGTGTAAACGCGGTTAAAAATAAACAGGTTTATTTAACTCCACAGGATCCATTCAACTGGTTTGAAAGCCCGCCTGGAGCAAATACAATTATAGGAATACCCTGGACAGCCAAAGTGTTATATCCCGATAAATTCACAAATTTAGATATGAATAACCTTACAAAAGAGTTTTATTCTAAATTTTATCATTACAACCTGACTGACAGCCAAGTCTCCAGTATCTTAAGCTCTTCAGGACTAAATAAATCATGAACACAAAATAAGAATTTATGAAATGTAAATCAGAGAAAACCAGTTTTTTAACAGAGTTCTTTCTGATTTTTCTATTTTCAGTCTATTTTGATTATATCAGCAGAAACTGCCTTAAATCCGATAAATACTCTTTTTCCAATATTTAAATCCAGTTTTTCACGTGAAAGTTCGGTGATATCTGCGATGACATTATCTCCACCAACATCCACATCAAGACGCACAGCATCGTCTTTAAACTGCATTTTGGTTATTGTTCCTTCAAA contains these protein-coding regions:
- a CDS encoding CoB--CoM heterodisulfide reductase iron-sulfur subunit B family protein, which encodes MNPDTISPPLDNYYLFKSCTAGSVYPGIELSVKYILDIIEADYADDPRQSSCAGLGVYTGTVPIETAMALNARNFSLAAETENHNITCICPMSYNNLKHCQKLLSKEKKLEKQFKGMLKNMGKKYDINSEVSHISDVFLARRSKIVEKAVYSLSGVKAVTHHGCHYSKFFFKDVTSGNFENPTVIDTILKEFKCEVLDYSEKFLCCGGGLHRSVIDREYPRGILRRKIASIAEAMPDVIVTQCPGCTFNLEYYQESLIEELGMSLRIPVLYISELLALLLGAEPEDIGIDMHAVPVEPFLEKFGIGDGKK
- a CDS encoding 4Fe-4S dicluster domain-containing protein, with product MADIRTLESTANGSIKKITLKTDKKYFKDILFRKSGFKKCIQCGRCTASCPAAYLYADYRPRDLMRRFMLGDIYTEELNELIWKCGQCYSCRARCPRNCKAGLGVLALQTLAVLEGNVPPEISDISKKIKRNLYLKGETFLPSTQDIDLLTEFGEQTYHRCRDNNLKRERLGFRSDDARNVPVPEESLREIREILKRTGFGGL
- a CDS encoding ABC transporter substrate-binding protein encodes the protein MNKIQKIIIIAAIAIIAIISIIVYANYQSSSFNSGQITDMAGRSVNVPTDINKTYSTAGSVTILLYMLAPDTMIGWNSLNGTQNYMPAKYKELPVLGGGQGQGQGNANYETVISKNPDVIFAGHSGDNDTINKLQQKFGSIPVVDVEGDNNLSNIASAIKFMGYVLGKQNQSTELINFYNDVLNQVNGTVSTIPDSQKKKVYYARSADGLTTFAPDSPQTQLINICGGKNVVESPVSSGGMAVSMELVLQWNPDVIITSSSEFYKNVYSDKSWQSVNAVKNKQVYLTPQDPFNWFESPPGANTIIGIPWTAKVLYPDKFTNLDMNNLTKEFYSKFYHYNLTDSQVSSILSSSGLNKS